One Tunturibacter gelidoferens genomic region harbors:
- a CDS encoding M16 family metallopeptidase: MKAPQFAFKKFAAALLCGLVTTPMAIAADNLPAAKPLKLPELKYEKYTLPNGLVVLTHEDHRLPLVAIDLWYHVGPLNERAGRTGFAHLFEHMMFEGSEHVGEKAHIKYLEGAGATDINGTTDFDRTNYFETLPSNQLELGLWLESDRMGFLLEGLDRVKLTNQRDVVRNERRQGEGTPYALADEQAYHMLFPHEHPYYASVIGSHADIEAARINDIRDFHQHFYTPNNASIAIAGDFDAAKLKALLTKYFGPIPQGPPVEPVTVKTPPINAQKRATVTDSVQLPRLSVAWLTPPVFTPGDAETDLLVHILGGGKASRLYRKLVYEQQVAQTVTCALNDLKLGSIAQCDITAKPGVSLDTLEAALWKEVASLQSEGPTQAELDRARTVDVTAKITGLQRLGGFGGVADTLDRYNQFLDDPGYLPKDIARYQAATIASVKQAATQYLGKDQSVVVNCVPGKKVVDDVPRSPDNTDADVKLTAPYTAQFEDQQNWRKTAPAPGPTNAFHLPVPKTFTLSNGLQVYLLEDHSLPVFSAAVVARAGSESDTPAKAGLAGFTARLLTEGTTQRSATTLADNAEQIGTTLTSAADVDSANASLSALSNNTEAGLDLLSDVIEHPAFAPEEVERIRKQRLVAILQEGDQPVASVLRVGFRTLYGDHPYGIRSIGNTDGIKSITHDDITSFWQAHYGPKDAALVLAGDVNESEVKHLADKYFAPWSGSAATTIAVPPAPTPPGLKIVIVDKPGAPQTALFAIGLGLPRTTPDYPAVMIMNNVLGGLFASRINMNLREEHGYTYGASSGFMMYRTGGPFYSGAQVRTDVTAPAAKQLMLELNRIRTEPPTEAELKLAKDSLLHSLPGDFETTKASIGGLRQLFVYSLPLDYFAKLPARYEAVTPAEVSKAAQTDVHPDQLILMAVGDRAKIEPGLKELNLGPIEYRDTTGTLIK, from the coding sequence ATGAAAGCACCCCAGTTCGCATTCAAGAAATTTGCCGCAGCACTTTTATGCGGCCTTGTAACTACGCCAATGGCAATTGCTGCAGACAATCTCCCGGCTGCCAAGCCACTGAAGCTCCCCGAACTCAAGTACGAAAAGTACACCCTCCCCAACGGCCTCGTCGTCCTTACCCACGAAGACCACCGCCTCCCCCTCGTCGCCATCGACCTCTGGTATCACGTCGGCCCACTCAACGAGCGGGCTGGCCGCACCGGCTTCGCCCACCTCTTCGAGCACATGATGTTCGAAGGCTCCGAGCACGTCGGCGAAAAAGCCCACATCAAATACCTTGAAGGCGCAGGCGCCACCGACATCAACGGCACCACCGACTTCGACCGCACCAACTACTTCGAGACCCTCCCCAGCAACCAGCTCGAGCTGGGCCTCTGGCTCGAAAGCGACCGCATGGGCTTTCTCCTGGAAGGCCTCGACCGCGTCAAGCTCACCAACCAGCGCGACGTCGTACGCAACGAGCGCCGCCAGGGCGAAGGCACTCCCTACGCGCTCGCCGACGAGCAGGCGTACCACATGCTCTTCCCCCACGAGCACCCCTACTACGCCTCCGTCATCGGCTCCCACGCCGACATCGAAGCCGCCCGCATCAACGACATCCGCGACTTTCACCAGCACTTCTACACCCCCAACAACGCCAGCATCGCCATCGCCGGCGACTTCGACGCCGCAAAGCTAAAAGCTCTCCTCACAAAATACTTCGGCCCTATCCCACAAGGCCCACCCGTCGAACCCGTCACCGTCAAAACCCCACCCATCAACGCCCAAAAACGCGCAACCGTCACCGACTCCGTCCAACTCCCGCGCCTCTCCGTAGCCTGGCTCACCCCTCCCGTCTTCACTCCCGGCGACGCAGAAACCGATCTTCTCGTTCACATCCTCGGCGGAGGCAAAGCCAGCCGTCTCTACCGCAAGCTCGTTTACGAGCAGCAAGTCGCTCAGACCGTCACCTGCGCTCTCAACGATCTCAAGCTTGGCTCCATCGCCCAGTGCGACATCACCGCCAAACCCGGCGTCTCGCTAGACACCCTCGAAGCAGCGCTCTGGAAAGAAGTAGCCAGCCTGCAATCGGAAGGTCCCACGCAAGCCGAACTCGACCGAGCCCGCACCGTAGACGTCACCGCCAAGATCACCGGTCTCCAGCGTCTCGGAGGCTTCGGTGGCGTCGCCGACACCCTCGACCGCTACAACCAGTTCCTCGACGACCCCGGCTACCTGCCCAAAGACATCGCTCGCTACCAGGCCGCAACCATTGCCTCCGTCAAGCAAGCCGCGACGCAGTACCTCGGCAAAGACCAAAGCGTCGTCGTCAACTGCGTCCCCGGCAAAAAAGTAGTCGACGATGTCCCCCGCAGCCCCGACAACACCGACGCCGACGTCAAGCTCACCGCGCCCTACACCGCGCAGTTCGAAGACCAGCAAAACTGGCGCAAGACCGCACCCGCACCCGGCCCAACCAACGCCTTTCACCTCCCAGTCCCGAAGACCTTCACTCTCTCCAACGGCCTCCAGGTCTACCTTCTCGAAGATCACTCTCTTCCCGTCTTCAGCGCAGCAGTCGTAGCCCGTGCCGGCAGCGAGTCTGACACGCCAGCCAAAGCTGGCCTCGCCGGCTTCACCGCCCGCCTCCTCACCGAAGGAACCACCCAACGCTCCGCCACCACACTTGCCGACAACGCCGAACAGATCGGCACTACCCTCACCTCTGCCGCCGACGTCGACAGCGCCAACGCCAGCCTCAGCGCACTCAGCAACAACACTGAAGCGGGCCTCGACCTCCTCTCTGACGTCATCGAGCACCCTGCCTTCGCGCCCGAAGAAGTAGAGCGCATTCGCAAACAACGCCTCGTCGCCATTCTGCAGGAAGGCGATCAACCCGTAGCCTCCGTACTTCGCGTAGGCTTCCGCACTCTCTACGGCGACCATCCCTACGGTATCCGCTCCATCGGCAACACCGACGGAATCAAATCCATCACCCACGACGACATCACCAGCTTCTGGCAAGCCCACTACGGCCCCAAAGACGCCGCACTTGTCCTCGCCGGCGACGTCAACGAATCCGAAGTCAAACACCTCGCCGACAAGTACTTCGCCCCATGGTCCGGATCAGCAGCGACGACCATCGCCGTACCTCCCGCTCCCACCCCGCCCGGCCTGAAGATCGTCATCGTCGACAAGCCCGGCGCACCACAAACCGCCCTCTTCGCCATCGGTCTCGGCCTTCCCCGCACCACGCCCGACTACCCCGCCGTCATGATCATGAACAACGTCCTCGGAGGCCTCTTCGCCAGCCGTATCAACATGAACCTGCGCGAAGAACACGGCTACACCTACGGTGCCAGCTCAGGCTTCATGATGTACCGCACCGGAGGCCCCTTCTACAGTGGAGCCCAGGTCCGCACCGACGTCACCGCTCCCGCCGCCAAGCAGCTCATGCTGGAGCTCAACCGCATCCGCACCGAGCCTCCCACCGAAGCCGAACTCAAACTCGCAAAAGACTCGCTCCTCCACTCACTCCCTGGAGACTTTGAAACCACCAAAGCCTCCATCGGCGGCCTCCGTCAACTCTTCGTCTACAGCCTCCCCCTCGACTACTTCGCCAAGCTACCCGCCCGGTACGAAGCCGTCACCCCCGCCGAAGTATCAAAGGCCGCCCAAACCGACGTCCATCCCGACCAGCTCATCCTTATGGCCGTAGGCGACCGCGCCAAAATCGAACCCGGCCTCAAAGAACTCAACCTAGGCCCCATCGAGTACCGCGACACCACCGGCACCCTCATCAAATAA
- the sucD gene encoding succinate--CoA ligase subunit alpha, producing the protein MAVLVDKNTRLIVQGITGREGTFHAKGCAEYGTKVVGGVTPGKGGTTHEGWPVFNTVEEAVKETGANVSVIFVPPPFAADGILEAAAAGVPLVICITEGIPVLDMVKVWEFVKGTGSNGKGTRLIGPNCPGVISPGKAKVGIMPGRIHKEGSVGIVSKSGTLTYEAVYQLTTRGIGQSTAIGIGGDPIIGTTHIDALKLLNEDPETEAIIMIGEIGGSAEEAAAKYIKEHVKKPVVGFIAGQTAPPGRRMGHAGAIISGGEGTAAEKMKAMTEAGITVVKSPAEIGEAMAKVLGKA; encoded by the coding sequence ATGGCGGTTTTGGTTGACAAGAATACGCGGCTGATTGTGCAGGGGATTACGGGGCGTGAGGGTACTTTTCACGCGAAGGGCTGCGCGGAGTATGGGACGAAGGTTGTGGGTGGCGTGACGCCGGGTAAGGGTGGGACGACGCATGAGGGATGGCCGGTGTTCAACACTGTCGAAGAGGCGGTGAAGGAGACGGGGGCGAATGTGTCGGTGATCTTTGTGCCGCCGCCGTTTGCTGCGGATGGGATTCTGGAGGCTGCGGCTGCGGGTGTTCCGCTGGTGATCTGTATTACTGAGGGGATTCCTGTGCTGGACATGGTCAAGGTGTGGGAGTTTGTGAAAGGGACTGGATCAAACGGCAAGGGGACTCGGCTGATTGGGCCTAACTGTCCGGGGGTGATCTCGCCGGGGAAGGCTAAGGTCGGGATTATGCCGGGGCGGATTCATAAGGAAGGCTCGGTGGGGATTGTTTCGAAGTCGGGCACGCTGACGTATGAGGCGGTGTATCAGCTGACGACGCGGGGGATTGGGCAGTCTACGGCGATTGGGATTGGGGGCGATCCGATTATCGGGACGACTCATATCGATGCGCTGAAGCTGCTGAATGAGGATCCGGAGACTGAGGCGATCATCATGATCGGTGAGATCGGCGGGTCGGCGGAAGAGGCTGCGGCGAAGTACATCAAGGAGCATGTGAAGAAGCCGGTGGTTGGGTTTATTGCCGGGCAGACGGCTCCTCCGGGGAGGCGGATGGGACATGCGGGGGCGATCATCTCGGGCGGCGAGGGGACGGCTGCGGAAAAGATGAAGGCTATGACCGAGGCTGGGATTACGGTGGTGAAGTCGCCTGCGGAGATTGGTGAGGCTATGGCGAAGGTGCTGGGGAAGGCTTAG